The following are encoded in a window of Arthrobacter woluwensis genomic DNA:
- a CDS encoding LysR family transcriptional regulator, whose translation MTVRDWDLRHFRLLDALAEAGSIGAAARLLGLAQPNASRLLDSMERSAGFPLAERSARGSRLTDRGLVLAGLASEVLAAATRVTHAADALAGQGGSLHICSSLTVAEHLMPGWLATARQRLPSLSITLDVGNSASVFERLRDGSVDLGFVEGPTIETGFHYLDLLRDDLVVVVPASHPWAGSGTVGAEELAGATLVVREAGSGTRQVAERALAAHTRGGTGPSRLEVGSNAALVASVAAGLGPGVVSRLAVSSELQTGRLVAVTVPGLVLARTLRAVWPSRAPLSRETGEFLTLVRSLIDG comes from the coding sequence ATGACCGTACGAGACTGGGATCTGCGCCATTTCCGCCTGCTGGATGCGCTGGCCGAAGCCGGCAGCATCGGCGCGGCGGCCCGTCTTCTGGGACTCGCACAGCCCAATGCCTCCCGGTTGCTGGATTCCATGGAGCGCAGTGCGGGCTTCCCTTTGGCCGAACGGTCCGCGCGGGGAAGCCGCCTCACCGACCGTGGCCTGGTGCTGGCGGGCCTCGCCTCAGAAGTGCTCGCCGCCGCCACGCGGGTGACGCACGCCGCGGACGCCCTCGCCGGTCAGGGCGGCAGCCTCCACATCTGCTCGAGCCTCACCGTGGCCGAACACCTCATGCCCGGCTGGCTGGCGACAGCCCGGCAGCGGCTCCCCTCCTTGTCCATCACCCTCGACGTCGGCAACTCGGCGTCCGTGTTCGAACGGCTGCGCGATGGCAGCGTCGATCTCGGCTTCGTCGAGGGCCCCACCATCGAGACGGGCTTCCACTATCTGGATCTGCTGCGGGACGACCTGGTGGTGGTCGTGCCGGCGTCGCACCCCTGGGCCGGGAGCGGGACCGTCGGCGCCGAGGAGCTCGCGGGCGCCACCCTGGTGGTCCGTGAAGCAGGCTCCGGGACCCGGCAGGTGGCCGAGCGCGCCCTTGCGGCCCATACGCGAGGCGGGACCGGACCGTCGCGTCTCGAGGTGGGGAGCAATGCCGCACTCGTGGCGAGCGTGGCCGCGGGGCTCGGTCCCGGCGTCGTCAGCCGCCTGGCGGTCAGCTCCGAACTTCAGACAGGCCGGCTCGTGGCAGTCACCGTGCCCGGGCTCGTGCTGGCGCGGACGCTCCGGGCGGTGTGGCCTTCCCGCGCGCCACTCAGCAGGGAGACGGGCGAGTTCCTGACGCTCGTGCGGTCGTTGATCGACGGCTGA
- a CDS encoding YeiH family protein, with translation MPTALQRPGLLLAGAVALVACVISHLVPGVSALLIAIIVGVVARNAGILPRTSDPGLGYAARVPLRLGIVLLGLQLSLPELFARGWGVPVLAVLVVGVGIVGTLGLGRLLGVERRQALLVACGFSICGAAAVAGVESSVDAREKETVTAVALVVLFGTLMIPLIPGLGALLGLSTEQTALWAGASVHEVGQVVAIGGLFGGGALGLAVSMKLARVLLLAPVAAVLGARSRALAPEGDMSQDSASSKPPVIPLFLVGFIIAAVVRSLLPVPHEVLALASSAQEFLLSAAMFALGAGVHVKSLLSGSGRLLALAAGSTVLVAALGLGGALVIA, from the coding sequence ATGCCTACCGCTCTGCAACGTCCCGGACTGCTCCTCGCCGGAGCCGTGGCCCTCGTGGCCTGCGTGATCTCCCATCTGGTTCCGGGGGTGAGTGCGCTGCTGATCGCGATCATCGTGGGGGTCGTCGCGCGCAATGCCGGCATCCTGCCCCGCACGAGCGATCCCGGACTGGGCTATGCCGCCCGGGTGCCGTTGCGCCTGGGCATCGTGCTGCTGGGCCTGCAGCTGTCTCTGCCCGAGCTGTTCGCCCGCGGCTGGGGAGTCCCGGTGCTGGCGGTCCTCGTGGTCGGCGTCGGCATCGTGGGAACCCTCGGCCTCGGCCGCCTGCTCGGGGTGGAGCGTAGACAAGCGCTCCTCGTGGCCTGTGGATTCTCGATCTGCGGCGCCGCAGCTGTCGCCGGCGTCGAGTCGAGCGTGGATGCCCGCGAGAAGGAGACGGTGACCGCCGTCGCGCTCGTGGTCCTGTTCGGAACCCTCATGATCCCGCTGATTCCCGGTCTCGGAGCCCTCCTGGGGCTCAGCACGGAACAGACGGCGCTCTGGGCGGGCGCTTCGGTGCATGAAGTCGGGCAAGTCGTCGCGATCGGAGGTCTGTTCGGTGGGGGAGCGCTCGGCCTGGCGGTCAGCATGAAGCTCGCCCGCGTGCTGCTGCTGGCCCCCGTGGCCGCCGTCCTGGGAGCCCGGTCCCGCGCGCTCGCCCCGGAGGGCGACATGAGTCAGGACTCCGCGTCGAGTAAACCACCCGTGATTCCCCTCTTCCTCGTGGGGTTCATCATCGCGGCGGTGGTCCGGAGCCTTCTGCCGGTGCCGCACGAAGTGCTCGCCCTGGCCTCCTCAGCCCAGGAATTCCTGCTGTCGGCCGCCATGTTCGCACTCGGCGCCGGCGTCCACGTGAAGTCACTCCTGTCCGGCAGCGGAAGGCTGCTCGCCCTGGCCGCCGGGTCCACCGTGCTGGTCGCTGCTCTGGGGCTGGGTGGCGCCCTGGTCATCGCGTAA
- a CDS encoding TetR/AcrR family transcriptional regulator gives MMGQDRREAICEAAVGLLARDGARGLTHHAVDRSLGLPLGSASYYFRTRLALLEATARWIAVRSRAELDRGLSGAADAGPGAPGRDGLPGAAAVVARQMELLLTVRRDQALARTALLGETSLPGDVRSALARCLFSHHLAENLMAGLGAHEPREAAKDLVTFLEGLVAEELWNASSSSATSAVATRVERHLKRLLAVA, from the coding sequence GTGATGGGACAGGACCGGCGAGAGGCGATCTGCGAGGCCGCGGTCGGGTTGCTGGCGCGGGATGGCGCCCGTGGGCTGACGCACCATGCGGTGGACCGGAGTCTGGGCCTGCCGCTCGGGTCTGCCTCGTACTACTTCAGGACGCGGCTTGCACTCCTGGAGGCGACGGCCCGGTGGATCGCGGTCCGGTCCCGCGCCGAACTGGACCGCGGTCTCTCGGGCGCGGCGGACGCGGGCCCTGGAGCGCCGGGGCGCGATGGCCTTCCCGGGGCTGCCGCCGTCGTCGCCCGTCAGATGGAGCTGCTCTTGACGGTCCGCCGCGATCAGGCGCTCGCACGCACTGCTCTGCTGGGTGAGACGTCGCTGCCCGGCGACGTGCGCAGCGCCCTGGCGCGCTGCCTGTTCTCCCACCACCTGGCCGAGAATCTGATGGCCGGTCTCGGGGCTCACGAGCCCAGGGAGGCGGCGAAGGACCTCGTGACTTTCCTGGAGGGACTCGTCGCCGAGGAGCTGTGGAACGCCTCCTCGAGTTCCGCCACGTCCGCAGTGGCCACTCGTGTGGAGCGGCATCTGAAGCGGCTGCTCGCCGTCGCCTGA